A genomic window from Gracilinanus agilis isolate LMUSP501 chromosome X, AgileGrace, whole genome shotgun sequence includes:
- the LOC123253694 gene encoding DDB1- and CUL4-associated factor 7-like: protein MAMSDSEVVADLDADPDLPARSKLAFPESEGGDRSHTMAQVSRTDYQYRKIYRYEAPWTVYALNWSVRADQPFRLALGSFMEEYGNKVQLVSLASDWVDTHGDFICGHTLSHPYPATKVMWIPDPQGIRPDLLATSGDYLRVWRCPTSTVGAAADLEPRLECLLNHNKNTRFCSPLTSFDWNETDPSLLATSSSDTTCTIWALETRQIVGRVSGHGKSQIVNHDKEVYDVAFGGGRDVFASVGADGALRMFDMRQLDRNTVVYEEPQRLPLLRLAWNKKDLNYVATAAMNSTEVVILDLRMPGSPVVHLNRHGACVNGITWAPHSSGHICTAADDHRALIWDFQQNPPAAEDPILTYTANGEINNVQWASANHPDWIAICYKNFLELLRV from the exons ATGGCGATGAGTGACAGCGAG GTTGTGGCAGACCTGGACGCTGACCCAGATTTGCCGGCGAGGTCAAAGCTAGCTTTCCCGGAGAGTGAAGGAGGTGATCGGAGCCACACCATGGCCCAGGTGTCGCGGACCGATTATCAGTACCGCAAGATCTACAGGTATGAAGCCCCCTGGACCGTCTATGCCCTGAATTGGAGCGTTCGGGCCGACCAGCCCTTCCGCTTGGCTCTGGGAAGTTTCATGGAAGAATACGGTAACAAGGTCCAACTCGTGAGCCTGGCCTCTGACTGGGTTGACACCCACGGGGACTTTATATGTGGGCACACTCTGAGTCACCCCTACCCCGCCACCAAGGTCATGTGGATCCCTGATCCTCAGGGTATTCGTCCAGACCTGCTAGCCACTAGCGGGGACTACCTGAGAGTCTGGCGCTGCCCAA CTTCCACGGTTGGGGCTGCCGCCGACTTGGAACCCCGCCTCGAGTGCCTCCTCAATCACAACAAGAATACTCGCTTCTGCTCGCCCCTCACTTCTTTTGACTGGAACGAGACAGACCCCTCCCTTCTGGCCACCTCAAGCAGCGACACCACGTGCACCATCTGGGCCCTGGAGACCCGTCAGATAGTGGGCCGAGTGTCCGGGCACGGGAAGTCGCAGATTGTTAACCACGACAAAGAGGTCTATGACGTCGCCTTCGGAGGGGGCCGGGACGTGTTCGCTTCCGTGGGTGCCGATGGCGCCTTGCGGATGTTTGACATGCGCCAGCTGGATCGAAACACCGTGGTGTACGAGGAACCCCAGCGCCTGCCGCTGCTGCGCCTCGCCTGGAACAAAAAAGACCTTAACTATGTGGCCACCGCGGCCATGAATTCCACTGAGGTGGTCATCCTCGACCTGCGTATGCCGGGCTCGCCTGTGGTCCACCTAAACCGTCACGGGGCCTGTGTCAACGGGATCACCTGGGCGCCTCACTCGTCCGGCCACATCTGCACCGCTGCCGACGACCACCGGGCTCTCATCTGGGACTTTCAGCAGAACCCCCCGGCCGCAGAGGACCCCATCCTGACCTACACCGCCAACGGGGAGATTAACAACGTGCAGTGGGCCTCTGCCAACCACCCTGACTGGATCGCCATCTGCTACAAAAACTTTCTTGAACTCCTCCGGGTCTAA